One stretch of Tepiditoga spiralis DNA includes these proteins:
- the dxr gene encoding 1-deoxy-D-xylulose-5-phosphate reductoisomerase — protein sequence MKKIFITGITGSIGIQTLDVVRTLKNFEIVGGSIYSNWEKLKKIIDEFHLKYVAVVKDGEFPKEYNGCKVLVGKRSVERAIELSSPDITIVATSGASGIKHTIQAIKSSKRIGLANKESIVCGGNLVLDLAKKFNTEIIPVDSEHSAIYQLLLGEKEVEKIILTASGGALRDYPVEKLKAVKPSEVLKHPNWNMGKRITVDSATMLNKGLEIIEAYYLFKTKNIEAFINRNSHIHSMVKFKDGVIKMHFGTPTMKIPIAYSLTYPERIYKFDIPNLFDEKIEFEKIDFQRYTLIKTAYEILGNQKLHIAYNAADEVFVELFLNEKISFLEINKGISETLSKIEKENIKISSFEDVFKIDELSRNIAKELGGNY from the coding sequence ATGAAAAAAATATTTATTACAGGAATAACAGGTTCTATTGGTATACAAACGTTAGACGTTGTGAGAACATTGAAAAATTTTGAAATAGTTGGTGGTTCTATATATTCAAATTGGGAAAAGTTAAAAAAAATTATTGATGAATTTCATTTGAAATATGTGGCTGTAGTAAAAGATGGTGAATTTCCAAAAGAATATAATGGTTGTAAGGTATTAGTAGGAAAAAGATCTGTAGAAAGAGCAATAGAATTATCTTCTCCAGATATAACAATTGTTGCTACTTCAGGAGCTTCTGGAATAAAGCATACAATTCAAGCAATAAAATCTTCTAAAAGAATAGGTCTTGCAAATAAAGAAAGTATAGTTTGTGGAGGAAATCTTGTTTTAGATTTAGCAAAAAAATTTAATACAGAAATAATTCCAGTAGATAGTGAGCATAGCGCCATTTATCAATTGTTATTAGGCGAAAAAGAAGTAGAAAAAATAATATTGACGGCTTCTGGAGGTGCACTTAGAGATTATCCTGTTGAAAAATTAAAAGCAGTAAAACCTAGTGAAGTTTTAAAACATCCAAATTGGAATATGGGTAAAAGAATAACCGTTGATTCCGCTACAATGCTAAATAAAGGTTTAGAAATAATAGAAGCTTATTATTTATTTAAAACAAAAAATATAGAAGCTTTTATAAACAGAAACAGTCATATACATTCTATGGTTAAATTCAAAGATGGTGTAATAAAAATGCATTTTGGTACTCCAACAATGAAAATACCAATTGCTTATTCTTTAACTTATCCAGAAAGAATTTATAAATTTGATATTCCAAATTTATTCGATGAAAAAATAGAGTTTGAAAAGATAGATTTTCAGAGATATACTTTAATTAAAACAGCTTATGAAATATTAGGAAATCAAAAACTTCATATTGCTTATAATGCAGCAGATGAAGTTTTTGTAGAGTTATTTTTGAATGAAAAAATATCTTTTTTAGAAATTAATAAAGGAATAAGTGAAACCTTAAGTAAAATTGAAAAAGAAAATATAAAAATATCCTCTTTTGAAGATGTTTTTAAGATCGATGAATTATCAAGAAATATAGCCAAAGAATTAGGAGGTAATTATTAG
- a CDS encoding transketolase has product MKKSISELKKLSKICRGDILKMTYVSKSGHPGGSMSSIDIYLSVFNRANMNPEKPFDVNRDKTIISHGHTSPGVYAALGRLGFFNIEEALAGFRHPGSIFEGHVTRGIPGIEWSTGNLGQGLSAGVGMALAAKKLNNNSRVYVLSSDGESPKGQIAEARRTAKKENLNNLTVIVDYNDIQISGRARDVLYVDIASEYKSAGWNIIEIDGHNFEQINAALESAENYKLGPTAIIAKTIIGKDVSFMENRHEYHGSPLNETELEKALKELNVENDVKKYIEMRNKLTLERDSHNYNNVKLDVNTGKPIMYTRETTTDNRSAWGNAVADLAVLNKDKFPVVTIDCDLKPSVKLAKFEKVNPEGYVQIGIQEHNAATIGGAMSTCGVLTFFTDFGVFGLDEVFNQQRLNDINHTNFNTAITHCGIDVGEDGKTHHAINYIGLVRNMYNTQLIVPADPNQTDRAIRYAASHEGNVITAMGRSKIPVILNENGEIFFNENYEFEYGKADIFRKGKGLTIFTYGSFANMAVNAADELKKEGINISVVNLSTPLSINVEEIKEFIEDNIVITYEDHNVNSGIANELSKLIVENGLKVKKIINMGVNEYAPSGSIKYLLKYFGMDVESLIKKIKELMK; this is encoded by the coding sequence ATGAAAAAAAGTATTTCAGAGTTAAAAAAATTATCAAAAATTTGTAGAGGAGATATTTTGAAGATGACATATGTATCAAAATCAGGTCATCCTGGTGGATCAATGTCTTCAATAGATATTTATTTATCCGTATTTAATAGAGCAAATATGAATCCCGAAAAACCATTTGATGTTAATAGAGATAAAACAATAATAAGTCATGGCCACACTTCTCCTGGTGTTTATGCAGCACTTGGAAGATTAGGATTTTTTAATATAGAAGAAGCTTTAGCTGGTTTTAGACATCCAGGAAGTATTTTTGAAGGACATGTTACAAGAGGTATACCTGGTATAGAATGGTCTACTGGTAATCTTGGTCAAGGATTATCTGCTGGAGTTGGTATGGCACTTGCAGCAAAAAAATTAAATAATAATTCAAGAGTTTATGTGCTTTCTAGTGATGGTGAAAGTCCAAAAGGTCAAATAGCAGAAGCAAGAAGAACTGCAAAAAAAGAAAATTTAAATAATTTAACGGTTATAGTTGATTACAATGATATTCAAATTTCTGGTAGAGCAAGAGATGTTTTATATGTTGATATAGCAAGTGAATATAAATCTGCTGGCTGGAATATAATTGAAATAGATGGTCATAACTTTGAACAAATAAATGCAGCACTTGAAAGTGCTGAAAATTATAAATTGGGACCAACAGCTATTATTGCAAAAACAATAATAGGTAAAGATGTTTCATTTATGGAAAACAGACACGAGTATCATGGTTCACCATTAAATGAAACTGAATTAGAAAAAGCATTAAAAGAATTAAATGTAGAAAACGATGTAAAAAAATACATTGAAATGAGAAATAAACTTACTCTTGAAAGAGATTCTCATAATTATAATAATGTAAAACTTGATGTAAATACTGGAAAACCAATTATGTATACAAGAGAAACTACTACTGATAATAGATCTGCTTGGGGAAATGCTGTTGCTGATTTAGCAGTTTTAAATAAAGATAAGTTCCCTGTTGTCACAATTGATTGTGATTTGAAGCCATCTGTTAAACTTGCAAAATTTGAAAAAGTAAATCCAGAAGGTTATGTACAAATTGGAATTCAAGAACATAATGCAGCTACTATAGGTGGAGCTATGTCAACTTGTGGAGTATTAACTTTCTTTACTGATTTTGGAGTTTTTGGACTAGATGAAGTTTTCAATCAACAAAGATTAAATGATATAAATCATACAAATTTTAATACAGCGATAACTCATTGTGGTATTGATGTGGGTGAAGATGGAAAAACTCATCATGCAATAAATTATATAGGTTTAGTTAGAAATATGTACAACACTCAATTAATAGTTCCTGCTGATCCTAATCAAACTGATAGGGCAATAAGATATGCCGCTTCTCATGAAGGAAATGTTATTACTGCAATGGGAAGATCTAAAATACCAGTTATTTTAAATGAAAATGGTGAAATATTCTTTAATGAAAATTATGAATTTGAATATGGTAAAGCAGATATATTTAGGAAAGGAAAAGGTTTGACTATATTTACATATGGAAGTTTTGCTAATATGGCTGTAAATGCTGCAGATGAATTAAAAAAAGAAGGTATAAATATTTCTGTTGTTAACTTATCAACACCATTATCTATAAATGTAGAAGAAATAAAAGAATTTATAGAAGATAATATTGTAATAACTTATGAAGATCATAATGTAAATAGTGGAATTGCTAATGAACTTTCTAAATTAATAGTAGAAAATGGATTAAAAGTTAAAAAAATTATAAATATGGGTGTTAATGAATATGCACCATCAGGATCTATTAAATATTTATTAAAATATTTTGGAATGGATGTAGAGTCTTTAATTAAAAAAATTAAGGAGTTAATGAAGTGA
- the ispG gene encoding flavodoxin-dependent (E)-4-hydroxy-3-methylbut-2-enyl-diphosphate synthase produces the protein MYSRKEVKVGNVYIGGNHPISIQSMTNTNTADVEKTVKQIINLSNAGAELVRVSVRTLEDINPLKEILKNTNIPLIADIHFDYRVAIESIKAGISKIRLNPGNIGSKEKVKEVVKVAKEYKIPIRVGANSGSIDKNFIKLDRWKAIAESALEEVKLLENEEFNDIVISLKSSDARETYLANKYVKEKVDYPLHVGITEAGVYEDSLILSSAGIGSMLLNNIGDTIRISMAGDPIKEVIAAKKLLTLLGLKKGIRVIACPTCARTEYNVEETALYIKSIVEDFEVKKDYTIAVMGCVVNGPGEASHADLAIAGSKNKLALYKKGKLLNMVNKENIKEEILKIIKESFGD, from the coding sequence ATGTATTCAAGAAAAGAAGTTAAAGTTGGTAATGTTTATATTGGAGGAAATCATCCAATAAGTATTCAAAGTATGACAAATACTAATACGGCTGATGTAGAAAAAACAGTAAAACAAATAATTAATTTAAGTAATGCTGGAGCAGAATTAGTAAGAGTATCAGTTAGAACATTAGAAGATATTAATCCCTTAAAAGAAATTTTAAAAAATACTAATATACCCTTAATAGCTGATATTCATTTTGATTATAGAGTTGCAATTGAATCAATAAAAGCAGGAATTTCAAAAATAAGATTGAATCCAGGTAATATAGGATCTAAAGAAAAAGTAAAAGAAGTTGTAAAGGTTGCAAAAGAATATAAAATCCCTATAAGAGTTGGTGCAAATTCTGGGTCAATAGATAAAAATTTCATTAAATTAGATAGATGGAAGGCAATTGCCGAGAGTGCACTTGAAGAAGTTAAATTATTAGAAAATGAAGAGTTCAATGATATAGTTATTTCTTTGAAATCTTCTGATGCAAGGGAAACTTATTTGGCAAATAAATATGTAAAAGAAAAAGTAGATTATCCATTACATGTTGGTATAACAGAGGCAGGTGTTTATGAAGATTCTTTAATTTTATCTTCTGCTGGTATTGGATCTATGCTTTTAAATAATATTGGAGATACTATAAGAATTTCTATGGCTGGTGATCCAATAAAAGAAGTAATTGCAGCAAAGAAGTTATTAACTTTATTGGGATTAAAAAAAGGTATAAGAGTTATAGCTTGCCCAACTTGTGCAAGGACAGAGTACAATGTTGAAGAAACTGCACTTTATATTAAGTCTATTGTTGAAGATTTTGAAGTAAAAAAAGATTATACAATAGCAGTTATGGGATGCGTTGTTAATGGACCTGGAGAAGCTTCTCATGCTGATTTAGCAATTGCAGGATCTAAAAATAAATTAGCTTTATATAAAAAAGGAAAGTTATTAAATATGGTAAATAAAGAAAATATTAAGGAAGAAATATTAAAAATAATAAAAGAAAGTTTTGGTGATTAA
- a CDS encoding CHASE2 domain-containing protein, with protein sequence MKTKYIIFFLLIFLFVIFNITRFEWLEIFELKSLDIRYKIRGEKTIPSNIVIAAIDEKSINHMEFGKYKDGWPWQRRFFGKAVQNIFLDGAKVIGFDISFTSNDESNKKNDLYFASILRKYPNVVIGSYNLSKNSYEKAFDDFKKYLNTNLYYLNYSLGIKNPTYRNNLLPKTNYKFVPSIPEYSQIVPTCVFTVGNPDSDGIFRNIPLFFKEQWAEENNYGDVFLPNMDLMIFNKYIKNKKININLKTLTIEMGKETIPVDENGIFQIYFYGIGNKIFKKISFIDILNNNFPKETFKNKIVLFGYTTSSVGLYDLRPTPFNNNEAGVFIHANTIQNLINHDYLKRLNPLWRIFILIFTLILSLIMLSFKKSINKIFAFLVPIVFIIISYYSFINKIWIDTFYIFFANIVLITIESILSFISEYKERRKLKGFLSKYVPDTVVNNLIKNKSLNLGGEVTDVVVLFSDIQGFTEKSEKLNADEVLAFLNKYLTALSEVIRNDYNGTIDKFIGDAIMSIFGAPVKYGDEIERALNCAIDMKKRLKKLNEELDLPFELKNGIGIHYGNAIIGNLGAPFRMDYTAIGDTVNTASRVESLTRKTKDEILVTESIFKNAKGFEFEYRGEFSVKGKSKPLKIYALKGRL encoded by the coding sequence ATGAAAACCAAATATATTATTTTCTTTTTATTAATCTTTTTGTTTGTAATTTTTAACATTACAAGATTTGAGTGGTTAGAAATATTTGAATTAAAATCACTTGATATAAGATACAAAATCAGAGGGGAAAAAACTATTCCTTCAAATATTGTAATTGCTGCTATTGATGAAAAATCAATAAATCATATGGAATTTGGAAAGTATAAAGATGGTTGGCCTTGGCAAAGACGTTTTTTTGGAAAAGCGGTTCAAAATATTTTTTTAGATGGGGCAAAAGTAATAGGTTTTGATATTTCGTTCACAAGTAATGATGAAAGCAATAAAAAAAATGATTTATATTTTGCTTCAATTTTAAGAAAATATCCAAATGTTGTTATAGGAAGTTACAATTTAAGTAAAAATTCATATGAAAAAGCTTTTGATGACTTTAAAAAATATTTAAATACAAATCTTTATTATTTAAATTATTCTTTAGGTATTAAAAATCCTACATACAGAAATAACTTACTTCCAAAAACAAATTATAAGTTTGTTCCATCAATACCAGAATATTCACAAATAGTTCCTACGTGTGTTTTTACTGTTGGAAATCCTGACAGTGATGGTATATTTAGAAACATACCTTTATTTTTCAAAGAACAATGGGCTGAAGAAAATAATTATGGTGATGTTTTTTTACCAAATATGGATTTAATGATATTTAATAAATACATTAAAAACAAAAAAATAAATATAAATTTAAAAACATTAACAATAGAAATGGGAAAAGAAACTATTCCTGTTGATGAAAATGGAATATTTCAAATTTACTTTTATGGTATAGGAAATAAAATTTTTAAAAAAATTTCATTTATAGACATACTAAACAATAATTTTCCAAAAGAAACCTTTAAAAATAAAATCGTGCTTTTTGGTTATACTACATCATCTGTTGGACTATATGATTTAAGGCCAACACCATTTAATAATAATGAAGCTGGAGTATTTATTCATGCAAATACAATACAAAACTTAATAAACCATGATTATTTAAAAAGATTAAACCCACTGTGGAGAATTTTTATATTAATATTTACACTAATTTTATCATTAATAATGCTTTCATTTAAAAAATCAATAAATAAAATTTTTGCTTTTTTAGTTCCAATTGTATTCATAATAATATCTTATTATTCCTTTATAAATAAAATTTGGATAGATACATTTTATATATTTTTTGCAAATATAGTTTTAATAACAATAGAATCTATTTTATCTTTTATATCAGAATATAAAGAAAGAAGAAAACTAAAAGGCTTTTTATCAAAATATGTTCCAGATACAGTTGTAAATAATTTAATAAAAAATAAATCTTTGAATCTTGGTGGAGAAGTTACTGATGTAGTAGTATTATTTTCAGACATTCAAGGGTTTACTGAAAAATCAGAAAAATTAAATGCAGATGAAGTTTTGGCATTTTTAAATAAATATTTAACCGCATTATCAGAAGTAATAAGAAATGATTATAATGGAACAATAGATAAATTTATAGGAGATGCTATTATGAGTATCTTTGGTGCTCCTGTAAAATATGGTGATGAAATAGAAAGAGCATTAAATTGTGCAATAGATATGAAAAAAAGATTAAAGAAATTAAATGAAGAATTAGACCTACCATTTGAACTAAAAAATGGAATTGGAATTCACTATGGAAATGCAATTATAGGTAATCTTGGTGCACCATTTAGAATGGATTATACAGCAATAGGAGACACAGTAAATACTGCATCAAGAGTTGAAAGTTTAACAAGAAAAACAAAAGATGAAATTTTAGTTACAGAAAGCATTTTTAAAAATGCAAAAGGTTTTGAATTTGAGTACAGAGGAGAGTTTAGTGTAAAAGGAAAATCAAAACCATTAAAAATATATGCTTTAAAGGGGCGATTATAA
- a CDS encoding DUF3307 domain-containing protein: protein MNYFFYFLLSHFIGDYFLQTNFIARYKNSKISVLLLHVSLIYLSMLIIIFPKNITNHILILSLTGIHLLIDTFKFKYKNKKFFKGSHYYLFDQILHLTSLMIISYFFKPQSFFFPQKYALIISLGLFNAYFIGILSSFIFNDITKYTKDKLGYILRFSIPFMLNPFLILSSVPVYSYIYYKHYKKSTNKSLEEVLFSLYWSYLITLLIIITSEVKL from the coding sequence ATGAATTATTTTTTTTACTTTTTATTGTCACATTTTATTGGAGATTATTTTTTGCAAACAAATTTTATAGCTCGATATAAAAATTCAAAAATATCAGTATTATTACTTCATGTATCTTTAATTTATCTTTCAATGTTAATAATTATTTTTCCAAAAAATATAACAAACCACATATTAATTTTATCTCTAACAGGTATACATCTTTTGATTGATACTTTTAAATTTAAGTATAAAAACAAAAAATTTTTTAAAGGATCACATTATTATCTTTTCGATCAAATACTTCATTTAACATCATTAATGATAATTTCATATTTTTTTAAACCCCAAAGCTTCTTTTTTCCTCAAAAATATGCTTTAATAATTTCTTTAGGATTATTCAATGCTTATTTTATAGGCATATTATCAAGTTTTATATTCAATGATATTACTAAATATACTAAAGATAAACTTGGATACATATTAAGATTTTCAATTCCTTTTATGTTAAATCCATTTTTAATACTTTCAAGTGTTCCTGTATATTCTTATATTTACTATAAACATTATAAAAAAAGTACTAACAAAAGTTTAGAAGAAGTACTTTTTTCTCTTTATTGGAGTTACTTAATAACACTTTTAATAATAATAACTTCGGAGGTGAAACTATGA
- a CDS encoding PSP1 domain-containing protein encodes MIDLTAEVYGVELSHLEKIYYFSYMGDETLNVGDMVIINSDMGEDFGKIVLGPKSMSFENIGYEPNSIIRKVNDEDMEVLKNNENDAKEVTEFTKIKAKELKLKMRVLYSRYNLNRTKLVIYFGADARVDFRDLVKELAKEYRLRIELRQIGIRDEVKIKGSLGLCGQIACCARYKREFDSIKMELAKTQQMMINTAKISGRCGKLLCCLKYENDFYEEILKDVPYENTTIEYEGKPARVVTVNVFLKEVTLQLIKDNQPILLKIPFEYFKSINKNDKD; translated from the coding sequence ATGATAGATCTTACTGCAGAGGTTTATGGAGTTGAGCTTTCACATTTAGAAAAAATATATTATTTTTCATATATGGGTGATGAAACTTTAAATGTTGGGGATATGGTAATAATAAATAGTGATATGGGAGAAGATTTTGGAAAAATAGTTTTGGGTCCTAAAAGTATGTCATTTGAAAATATTGGATATGAACCTAATTCAATAATAAGAAAAGTTAATGATGAAGATATGGAAGTATTAAAAAATAACGAAAATGATGCAAAAGAAGTAACTGAATTTACAAAAATTAAAGCAAAAGAATTAAAATTAAAAATGAGAGTTTTATATTCAAGGTATAACTTAAATAGAACAAAGCTTGTAATATATTTTGGTGCTGATGCAAGAGTTGATTTTAGAGATTTAGTAAAGGAATTAGCCAAAGAGTATAGGTTAAGAATCGAATTAAGACAAATAGGAATTAGAGATGAAGTAAAAATTAAAGGTTCTTTGGGTTTGTGTGGACAAATTGCTTGTTGTGCAAGATATAAAAGAGAGTTTGATTCAATAAAAATGGAACTTGCAAAAACACAACAAATGATGATAAATACAGCTAAAATATCTGGAAGATGTGGTAAATTATTATGTTGTTTGAAGTATGAAAATGACTTTTATGAAGAAATATTAAAAGATGTTCCATATGAAAATACAACCATAGAATATGAAGGGAAACCTGCAAGAGTAGTTACTGTTAATGTTTTTTTGAAAGAAGTTACTTTACAATTAATAAAAGATAATCAACCAATTTTATTAAAAATACCTTTTGAATATTTTAAATCAATCAATAAAAATGATAAAGACTAA
- a CDS encoding site-2 protease family protein, whose protein sequence is MSLIIFFLILTFIVVVHEFGHFLFSRLFGVKVEEFAVGFGPAFFKIKGKKTTFRFNVFPLGGYVRLAGEDELSEDKVSDDPELLINKKPWQKFLIALAGPAFSILLGYFLYAYIGSFYGFNITKIQAVSKDMPAYSAGIESGDKILKVNGKYAFDPMVLNLSLKSGKSVSVELLKKNGLLKKVNVTPKLSQEQNSIILNKFKGNIGNELKGLNGSLEYSKVLKRMEIGDPIELKTEDGILKGFLENSTISPRRYMIGIAYAYASNIISKDTTPFLKGDKIISIDDKPINLPYDMNSTLLSRLYDSMAELNLEKNDIEISFEKNKITKVLMHKDFINIKVIRNNKEFTFSIDKNKLESLTKQGAIVIQKNIYKLKPSESISASIQWTNTLLNTMIDFVVRLFSGKENVKQLTSIVGVGVMVDEARKEGIQQLLSLIALITLNLGIINLLPLPALDGGRIVFSLIEMITRKKINPKIEAIIHTVGFFILFAFGIYIIFQDIFRFF, encoded by the coding sequence GTGTCATTAATTATATTTTTTCTCATATTAACTTTTATAGTTGTTGTACATGAATTTGGTCACTTTTTGTTTTCAAGATTATTTGGAGTTAAGGTTGAAGAATTTGCCGTTGGTTTTGGACCAGCGTTTTTTAAAATAAAAGGTAAGAAAACTACATTTAGATTTAATGTATTTCCACTAGGAGGATATGTTAGGCTTGCGGGTGAAGATGAATTAAGTGAGGATAAAGTTTCAGACGATCCAGAACTTTTAATAAATAAAAAACCATGGCAAAAATTTTTAATTGCTCTTGCTGGTCCAGCCTTTTCAATATTGTTGGGGTATTTTTTGTATGCATATATAGGTAGTTTTTATGGTTTTAATATTACTAAAATTCAAGCTGTTTCAAAAGATATGCCGGCTTATTCTGCTGGAATAGAAAGTGGAGATAAAATATTAAAAGTAAATGGTAAATATGCTTTTGATCCTATGGTTTTAAATCTTTCTTTAAAATCAGGAAAAAGTGTTTCTGTTGAACTTTTGAAAAAAAATGGATTACTTAAAAAAGTAAATGTAACCCCAAAACTTTCACAAGAACAAAATTCTATTATATTAAATAAATTTAAAGGGAATATTGGTAATGAATTAAAGGGATTAAATGGTAGTTTAGAATATTCAAAGGTTCTAAAAAGAATGGAAATTGGAGATCCTATTGAATTAAAAACAGAAGATGGTATATTAAAAGGTTTCTTGGAAAATAGTACAATTTCTCCGAGAAGATATATGATAGGTATTGCGTATGCTTATGCTAGTAATATTATTTCAAAAGATACAACTCCATTTTTAAAAGGGGATAAGATTATAAGCATAGATGATAAACCAATAAATTTACCTTATGATATGAATAGCACTTTATTATCAAGGTTATATGATTCTATGGCAGAATTAAATTTAGAAAAAAATGATATTGAAATTTCTTTTGAAAAAAACAAAATAACAAAAGTTTTAATGCATAAAGATTTTATAAATATTAAAGTTATTAGAAATAATAAAGAATTTACTTTTAGTATTGATAAAAACAAATTGGAAAGTTTAACTAAACAAGGAGCAATAGTTATTCAAAAAAATATATATAAATTGAAACCTAGTGAATCTATTTCTGCCTCTATACAATGGACAAATACATTATTGAATACTATGATTGATTTTGTTGTTAGACTTTTTAGTGGAAAAGAAAATGTAAAGCAATTAACTAGTATAGTTGGAGTTGGAGTTATGGTTGATGAAGCCAGAAAAGAAGGAATACAACAACTCTTAAGCTTAATTGCCTTAATTACATTAAATTTAGGAATTATAAATTTATTGCCTTTACCTGCTTTAGATGGTGGAAGAATAGTTTTTTCATTGATTGAAATGATTACAAGAAAAAAAATAAATCCAAAGATTGAAGCAATAATTCATACGGTAGGATTTTTTATTTTATTTGCTTTTGGAATTTATATAATATTCCAAGATATCTTTAGATTTTTTTAA
- a CDS encoding YaaR family protein has product MIKLFINPMGDNNKPNNSKKSKKIKKKGTKSIHKTAENSGFFDILTNTEYEISEKELKKLVDSILDLGNRFVRSPTQRNLKEYKRSIKEYLKKIEKSIYKVREGLNLDDDIPRLHIIAEVVDQKIQSITDAIMNKEKDTLFYASKVEEINGLLLDLYR; this is encoded by the coding sequence GTGATTAAATTGTTTATTAATCCTATGGGAGATAATAACAAACCAAATAATAGTAAAAAATCAAAAAAAATCAAAAAAAAAGGTACCAAAAGCATTCATAAAACTGCTGAAAATTCAGGTTTTTTTGATATATTAACAAATACTGAATATGAAATATCAGAAAAAGAATTAAAAAAATTAGTAGATAGTATTTTAGATTTAGGAAATAGATTTGTTCGATCTCCCACACAAAGAAATTTAAAAGAGTATAAGAGATCAATAAAAGAGTATTTAAAGAAAATAGAAAAAAGTATATATAAGGTAAGAGAAGGATTAAATCTTGATGATGATATCCCAAGATTACACATTATTGCAGAAGTTGTTGATCAAAAAATTCAAAGTATAACTGATGCAATTATGAATAAAGAAAAAGATACTCTTTTTTATGCATCAAAGGTAGAAGAAATAAATGGATTATTATTAGATCTCTATAGGTAG
- a CDS encoding HD domain-containing phosphohydrolase: MISEIIDFIKTMNENNFCIEYKINKFNNSNKINCKKEEMIGYFEYENNNFISFYKIPKDYSQHILVLDELIKKHLNEALISNEDLNKLSEITNSISPKVNIEETVQLIMKKLCKILDFNGAFFLLKSKENYLSLKHFIGIKPTNKNVKISIDNSVSGLALKKKTIISLNNPKKHPLFAHGVLKNKINNIIYFPIFEENGDMYGVISIINKKSENISIKDMFLSIMLNEIIASIMEVSLRENKLKFMLLGTLKALLKAQNSRIKKSPEEHLRIKEYVLKMADKLNLNSSDKWILELSSYIYDIGMIGLPNALFTNSNKLSTEEYETVKKHVEFGYQLAEKMQSLPNKLKKIILYHHERWNGSGYPNGLKEDKIPLLAQIIGICDTYVAMTENRAYRKKYSKQDALKKLKENSGILFNPILVDTLSEVIS; this comes from the coding sequence ATGATATCAGAAATAATTGACTTTATTAAAACAATGAATGAAAATAATTTTTGTATTGAATATAAAATAAATAAATTTAATAACTCCAATAAAATAAATTGTAAAAAAGAGGAAATGATTGGATATTTTGAATATGAAAATAATAACTTTATATCTTTTTATAAGATACCAAAAGATTATTCACAACATATATTAGTTTTAGATGAATTAATAAAAAAGCATTTAAATGAAGCTTTAATTTCAAATGAAGATTTAAACAAGTTATCAGAAATAACAAATTCTATTTCCCCAAAGGTAAATATTGAAGAAACTGTACAATTAATTATGAAAAAACTTTGTAAAATTTTAGACTTTAATGGTGCATTTTTTTTGTTGAAATCAAAAGAAAATTATTTATCTTTAAAGCATTTTATAGGAATAAAACCAACAAATAAAAATGTAAAAATTTCTATAGATAATAGTGTTTCTGGATTAGCCTTAAAAAAGAAAACAATAATTTCATTAAATAATCCAAAAAAACACCCTCTTTTTGCACATGGTGTTTTAAAAAATAAAATAAATAATATAATTTACTTTCCAATCTTTGAAGAAAATGGAGATATGTATGGTGTAATTTCAATAATTAATAAAAAAAGCGAAAATATTTCTATAAAAGATATGTTTTTATCAATAATGTTGAATGAAATCATAGCTTCAATAATGGAAGTAAGTTTAAGAGAAAACAAATTAAAATTCATGCTTCTTGGAACTCTAAAAGCTTTATTAAAAGCACAAAATTCTCGTATAAAAAAATCTCCAGAAGAACATCTTAGAATAAAAGAATATGTTCTTAAAATGGCAGATAAACTCAATTTAAATTCATCTGACAAATGGATTTTAGAACTTTCTTCATATATATACGATATAGGAATGATCGGATTACCAAATGCACTTTTTACAAATTCAAACAAATTATCCACTGAAGAGTATGAAACCGTAAAAAAACATGTTGAATTTGGATATCAACTTGCTGAAAAAATGCAATCTTTACCAAATAAATTAAAAAAAATAATACTTTATCATCATGAAAGATGGAATGGTTCAGGTTATCCAAATGGATTAAAAGAAGATAAAATACCACTTTTAGCTCAAATAATTGGAATTTGTGATACTTATGTAGCAATGACAGAAAACAGAGCTTATAGAAAAAAATATTCTAAACAAGATGCCTTAAAAAAATTAAAAGAAAATTCTGGTATACTTTTTAACCCAATTTTAGTTGATACACTAAGTGAGGTGATTTCATGA